ATTCAGATTTGAATGAAATTATCAAACAAGCAAAGGAGTATAGTGAATTTGAAAAAAATAAATCGGAATTAGAAATTTTAATTGCTGATGAAAATGGTGATAAAGAAATGAAAGATCTAGCTGAAACTGAATTAGAGGAGTTGAAAAAAAATTATGAAATTAATGAGAAAAAAATAAAAATTTTTTTACTTCCTAAAGATGAGGCAGATACCAAAAATGCAATAATTGAAATTAGGGCTGGTACAGGTGGTTTGGAAGCCAGTCTGTTTGCAGGTGATTTGTTTAAAATGTATGAAAAGGTTAGTCATAAAAAAAAATGGCAACTAGAAATAATTTCTATTTCAAAAAGCGATGCAGGCGGTCTAAAAGAAGTTATTGCTTCAATAAAAGGAAAAAATATTTATTCATCCTTAAAATATGAAAGTGGAGTTCATAGGGTTCAAAGAGTACCTGACACAGAGACACAAGGTAGAGTACATACCTCAGCCGCAACAGTTGCAGTTTTGCCAGAAGCAGAGGAAGTTGATGTAAAAATTGAGGATAAAGATTTAAGGATTGATGTTTTTAGAAGTAGTGGTCCTGGTGGTCAAAGTGTAAATACTACGGACTCAGCTGTTCGTATAACTCACATTCCAACCGGAATAGTTGTAAGTCAACAAGATGAAAAATCTCAAATAAGAAATAAAGAAAAAGGTCTTAAAATTCTCAGATCAAGAATTTATGAATTAGAGAGACAAAAAAGAGATGAGGAAAGATCTAAAGACAGAAAAAGTAAAATTGGATCAGGAGATAGATCGGAGAGAATTAGAACCTATAATTTTCCACAAGGAAGAGTTACCGATCATAGAATAAATTTAACTTTACATAAATTAGAAGAGTTTATGGAAGGTGAAATATTTGACGAAATGATAGAAAATTTGAGTATTCAAGCTCAAGAAGAAGAATTAAATAAATTAGCATAATGAATTATCAAGAATTATTAGTCGATGCATCTAAACAATTAAAATTTAATAAATTAAATTCAGCAAAGCTGGATGCTGAATTAATCTTATCTAAAATACTTGGATTAAGTAGAGAAAAAATTCTTCTTAACTTAAATGAAAAAATAAATGATAAAGTTTTAGAAAAGTTTAATTGGTATTTAAAATTAAGAAAGCAAAATAGACCGATTGCATATATTCTGGGCTTTAAAGATTTTTGGAAGTATAAATTTAAAGTAGATAAAAATGTACTAATTCCTCGGCCAGAAACCGAATTAATAATTGAGCAAGCGCTAAAGAATTTACCCAAATTATCAACCAAAAATATATTAGATATTGGAACGGGATCTGGTTGCATAATTATATCAATAATTAAAGAAAGAGAAAATTGTAAAGCAACCGCTATTGATAAATCGTTAAAAGCCTTAAAAGTTGCTAAATCAAATGCAGAAATGCATCATGTACAAAAAAAAATAAAATTTCTGAATATCGATGTTGACAAATACTTTGCTAATAAATATGATCTTATTGTATCTAATCCTCCATACATCAAAGATATTGAGATTTTAAGTTTAGATAAGGATGTTAAGTTAAATGAGCCTAAACTAGCATTATCAGGGGGAATATCAGGCTTAAATAAAGTTTTTAAAGTAATTAATAAAAGTCAAAAACTATTAAAAACAAAAGGAAAGCTTATTTTAGAGATTGGAGATAAACAAAGTAAAGAAGTGAAAAAATATTTGATAAAAAATAATTTTAACCAAATACAAGTATTTAAAGATTTATCAAGAAAAGATAGATGCATAGTAAGCACAAAAGCTAATTAATGAATAATTTCAAAAATAATCCAAGAAGACATAGATTTAGATCTAATAATGATAGAAATTTCAAAAAGAGAAATGGCAATGGCCATAAGTTAAATGGTGACTTTAATAACAATCCCGAATTTAAAAGAAAAAATCCTGGAAGAAATAACCAAAACGCAGCAAAGTTAATTGAAAAATATAATGATTTAGCGAGAGAAGCTCAATCAAATGGAGATAAAATATTATCTGAAAATTACTTACAACATGCAGACCATTTTGCAAGAATATTAAATTCGCAGGAACAATCTAAAGTTGTGAATTTAAAAACAAATTCTAGTGAACAAAATTCTGAGGCAAAGGTGGAACAAGTTGTTGCTGAAGGTGATAATAAAGAAATAAAAGAAGAAATTAAAGCAATAGATTAATTTAAGCCTGCAATCAATTCAGATTTTAGAACATCAATTTTAATTTTGTTGACTTCAAAATCTTTACGTTCATTTCCTTTAAGAGTTTTACCTGAGGGAAGCTTTAGTTTTTGAGAATTAATTTTTTTACCATTTTCTATTACCTCATAATGCAAATGAGGTCCGGTTGATAAACCTGTAGATCCTACATATCCAATAATTTGTCCTTGTTTTACTCTAACACCTTTTTTTATTCCTCTTCCAAACTTTGACATATGAGCATAAACAGTTTGATAGACAGAGTTATGTTTTATTTTAACACAATTTCCACCACCACCGCACCATTTTGCTCTTGTAACTATTCCGTCTCCAGAGGCCATTATTGGTGTTCCTGTTGGAGCAGCAAAATCTGTTCCTAAATGCATTTTTGTATACCCTAATATAGGATGTTTTCTTT
The Candidatus Pelagibacter sp. RS40 DNA segment above includes these coding regions:
- a CDS encoding DUF4167 domain-containing protein, coding for MNNFKNNPRRHRFRSNNDRNFKKRNGNGHKLNGDFNNNPEFKRKNPGRNNQNAAKLIEKYNDLAREAQSNGDKILSENYLQHADHFARILNSQEQSKVVNLKTNSSEQNSEAKVEQVVAEGDNKEIKEEIKAID
- the prmC gene encoding peptide chain release factor N(5)-glutamine methyltransferase; translated protein: MNYQELLVDASKQLKFNKLNSAKLDAELILSKILGLSREKILLNLNEKINDKVLEKFNWYLKLRKQNRPIAYILGFKDFWKYKFKVDKNVLIPRPETELIIEQALKNLPKLSTKNILDIGTGSGCIIISIIKERENCKATAIDKSLKALKVAKSNAEMHHVQKKIKFLNIDVDKYFANKYDLIVSNPPYIKDIEILSLDKDVKLNEPKLALSGGISGLNKVFKVINKSQKLLKTKGKLILEIGDKQSKEVKKYLIKNNFNQIQVFKDLSRKDRCIVSTKAN
- the prfA gene encoding peptide chain release factor 1, translated to MLPLAKVQSLILKHSQLEKDLSSGAIDKNSFAEKSKEYSDLNEIIKQAKEYSEFEKNKSELEILIADENGDKEMKDLAETELEELKKNYEINEKKIKIFLLPKDEADTKNAIIEIRAGTGGLEASLFAGDLFKMYEKVSHKKKWQLEIISISKSDAGGLKEVIASIKGKNIYSSLKYESGVHRVQRVPDTETQGRVHTSAATVAVLPEAEEVDVKIEDKDLRIDVFRSSGPGGQSVNTTDSAVRITHIPTGIVVSQQDEKSQIRNKEKGLKILRSRIYELERQKRDEERSKDRKSKIGSGDRSERIRTYNFPQGRVTDHRINLTLHKLEEFMEGEIFDEMIENLSIQAQEEELNKLA